One region of Schistocerca gregaria isolate iqSchGreg1 chromosome 7, iqSchGreg1.2, whole genome shotgun sequence genomic DNA includes:
- the LOC126281363 gene encoding tubulin-specific chaperone A has protein sequence MADPRVKVIKIKTGVVKRLTKEKVVYEQEAEKQKERVQKLKEEEKDEHIIRKQEEVLQESMMMVPDCQRRLWKAYEELKGIIDNESDMAENEDYMAAVKALEDAKPQLPTIMANMS, from the exons ATGGCGGATCCTAGAGTAAAAGTTATTAAAATCAAGACAGGTGTCGTGAAACGTCTGACGAAGGAAAAGGTGGTATATGAACAAGAAGCAGAGAAACAAAAAGAGAGAGTCCAGAAACTGAAAGAAGAAG AAAAAGATGAACATATTATACGGAAACAAGAAGAAGTATTGCAGGAGTCTATGATGATGGTTCCAGATTGCCAGCGACGCTTATGGAAGGCTTATGAGGAACTCAAGGGAATAATTGACAATGAATCAGACATGGCTGAAAATGAAGATTATATGGCAGCTGTTAAGGCTTTGGAAGATGCGAAACCTCAGCTACCAACAATAATGGCAAACATGTCTTAA